TGCAGCTCCATCATCACCACCGCCGTTATCACCACCACCAACATCTTCATAAACAGTCACATCAACCACCTTAGCCGTGCTACTATCCATGCGCATAAAAAGTCCAGTTGAAGCAACAAGAACAAATACAATAATATGTAAAAATAGCGATATTCCCAAGGACAAACGTTCTTCTTTGGATTGTTTATGCATGATTAACTCCTCCCAGATTCAGCAGCCAGACCAAATCGCGTTAATCCCGCACCTTTCAATTGATCCAAAAATACAATAACTTTTCCATAATCAATATCCTGATCAGCGCGTAGCACCACTGCAAATTTAGGATTTTTTTTATTTTCTGCCTTCGCTTGTGCAATCAATGTCTTTTCATCAATTTGTTGGTCTTCAAGCCATAAAGAACCATCTTTTTTCATCGTAACTAAATAATTCACATTTGTTTGCATTTCTGCGTTCTGCGCTTTTGGCATATTTACTGCTACAGTTTTTAAATCGACCATATATAATGTACTCAGCATAAAAAATACTAGTAAAAAGAACATAATATCGATCATTGGAATAATCATAACTTCTGGTTTTGCAAAAGAACGTCGATCACGCAGTCGCACGATGTATCACCTGCTCTTTATATGCCTCTACTACTGAAAAGCATTGCTCCATATCCGTTACAATATTTTCCAAGCGTTGTGCAAAATAAGAATGTACAGCTAAAGCAATAATTGCCACACATAACCCCATGGCTGTCGCAATCAAGGCTTCACCAACACCACCTGTAATTGCCATGGCTTGCCCAGATTCAAGGTTAAAAATACTAAATGCTGAAATCATCCCACTAATTGTACCCAACAATCCCAAAAGTGGTGCCATCGTAACAATTACATTTAAATAATATAAGCGTTTACGCATTTTAGACAACGCAACTCCAGATTGAATTTCTAAGTATGAACCTATTTTTTCATTATTTTTCGATTGTTTTATCATTGCCTGATATAAAATACCTGCTAAATCTCCATTGGTAGTATCCGCTAATTTTTTTGCTTCAGACGACTTCTCCTCTGCCATAAGTTCACAAAAATTTTCTGCAAACTTACGTCCTGAATCTGACCGTTTAAAATAAAAACCTCTCTCTACTCCAATTGCAACAACAAAAATAGAGCAAAGCAAAAGAATATACATAACAAATCCACCTTTGTGGAAAAACTCTACCCCTTGTACAAGAAAATCCATGTTAATCCTCCTCAACCTTTTTATAAAATATTAATTATTTTCCTTTACCTATTAAACACAAACTATGGTGATGCGAAAATCGCATCACCATTGATGGGAATTTAATAGTTATATAGATAACGCAAACCGACGTGTGTGCACCTAATAATGAGCAATCACTAAAAGAGAGTCAAATACTTATAAAGTAACTTTTAGGGTTGTGATATAGGAAGCCGGTTTGCGGATATCTCTTTTCTGCCACTTATTCTTCATAAGCGGCAAGCAGCCGCTGCATTGCCATAGTTGCTGAAATTTTACCTTCACCCACTTCTTCGTCAATGTGACTGCGGCATTCTCTTACCCGCTCATTTTGATAAAAGCGATTATGCAAATTTTCTTCAACCATTGAATATACCCATGCCAAAGTTTGTTTCTTACGACGAGAAGTAAAGACTCCACTTACGGTCACAGTTTCTTTAAACTTTTCGATAACATGCCACAAGTCATCAATACCTTCCCCCGTAAGCGAGGAACAAGTGTGTGCACGTGTTTGCCAACCTTCGGTAGCCTGTCGTAAATAATGAAGAATACGCTCATACTCCACTTTGACCATTTGGGCCTTTTGCTTATTATCGCCATCAGCCTTATTAATCAAAATTGCATCGGCAATTTCCATAACACCCTTTTTCATCCCCTGTAATTCATCTCCTGCTCCTGTTAAAACAACAAGCAAAAAGAAATCAACCATAGAGCGGACAGTAATTTCACTCTGTCCAACTCCAACGGTTTCTACCAAAATAATATCGTAGCCAGCGGCTTCACATAAAAGTAAAGTTTCTCTACTTTTTTTCGTAACTCCGCCTAATGTGCAACTCGACGGTGATGGTCTAATAAATGCATTTGGTTCCTTTGACAAATTCTCCATCCGCGTTTTATCACCTAAAATACTGCCCTTTGTAATACTGCTACTTGGGTCAACCGCCAATACTGCAACTTTATGTCCGCGCCCACACAATTTTGAACCAAGCGCTTCAATAAATGTACTCTTTCCCGCGCCAGGCACACCAGTAATCCCAACACGAATTGAGTTCCCTGTATGCGGTAATAATTTTTGCAATACTTGCTGCGCTAGCACCATATGCTTGGGCGAATTGCTTTCGATTAGAGTAATCGCCCTTGATAATAACATTCTGTCACCAGCTAAAACACCTTGCACATAATCATCGACTGTGAGCCTTGGACGTTTCACCCCACTTGCAGCTGTTTTTTCTAACGGGGCAGTCTTCTTTGTCATTCCGTCGTGCCCACCATCAACCCCAGTCATCACACGGCAGGCAAATTCACTGCCGGCACACTCAGGTTGCCAATCAGGTCGATAAGTTGAATTACTCATGATCCCAATTCAAGCGTTTTTTCAATTCTTCAAGGACTTTTCCGGCTGCAATCGGAATAATTGTCCCCGGTCCAAATATTGCTGCGGCACCATGTTCACGCAAGAAATCATAATCTTGGGCTGGAATAACACCGCCAATAACTACCATAATATCTTCACGTCCACGTTTTTTTAATTCCTCTATCAATTGTGGCAATAGAGTTTTATGCCCTGCGGCGAGCGAACTCATTCCCACAACATGGACATCGTTATCCACCGCATCTTGTGCAGTTTCCTCTGGTGTTTGGAATAACGGTCCGATATCAACATCAAATCCTAAATCCGCAAAGGCTGTTGCAATTACTTTTGCTCCACGGTCATGGCCATCTTGCCCCATTTTTGCAATCATGATTCTCGGACGACGACCTTCTGCATCTTCAAATTCATCTGTCATTTTGCGAACGCGTTTAATTTCATCTTCATCAGCAAATTCACTGCTATATACTCCAGAAATTGAACGAATAATGGCTTTATGCCGTCCAGAAACTTTTTCTACTGCATCGGAAATTTCACCAAGGCTCGCTCTTGCGCGGGCTGCATCTACTGCCAATGCTAATAAGTTTCCTTCCCCTGTTTCTACGGATTTTGTAATTGCTTCTAAACAAGATTGTACTTTATCATTATCACGATTTGATCGTAATTTTTCTAAACGACGAATTTGTGCCTGACGTACTGCTACATTATCAACATCAAGAATATCCAATGGATCTTCTTTATCTAAACGATATTTATTTACGCCAACAATCATTTCATCGCGCGAATCAATATGCGCCTGTCTACGTGCTGCCGCTTCTTCGATTCTCATTTTTGGCAAACCTGTATCAATTGCTTTTGCCATACCACCAAGTGCTTCAACTTCTTGAATATGTGCCCAAGCGCTTTTTACCAGTTCTTGTGTTAATGCCTCTACATAATAGGAACCGCCCCACGGATCCACAACTTTACAAATTTTTGTTTCATCTTGTAAATATAATTGTGTGTTACGAGCAATACGTGCCGAGAAATCTGTTGGTAAGGCAATTGCTTCATCAAGTGCATTCGTATGCAATGATTGTGTATGTCCAAGTGCTGCTGCCATCGCCTCAATACATGTCCGAACAACATTATTAAATGGATCTTGCTCAGTTAAGCTCCAACCAGAAGTTTGCGAATGTGTTCTAAGTGCCATGGATTTTGTTTTTTGCGGATTAAATTGTTTAATAATCTTTGCCCATAGCAAACGTCCAGCACGCATCTTAGCAACTTCCATAAAGTAATTTTTTCCCATTGCCCAAAAGAAGGATAATCGTGGTGCAAATGCATCTACACTTAATCCAGAATTTACCCCTGTTCTAATATATTCAAGCCCATCGGCAAGCGTATAACCAAGTTCAATATCCGCTGTCGCTCCAGCCTCCTGCATGTGATAACCCGAGATACTAATACTGTTAAACTTCGGCATAAATTGCGAAGTATAAGCAAAAATATCGCCGATAATCCGCATCGATGCTGCTGGCGGATAAATGTACGTATTACGCACCATGAATTCTTTTAATATATCATTTTGGATTGTACCAGCTAAAACTTCTTGTTTTACCCCTTGTTCTTCTGCTGCAACAATATAGAATGCTAGTACCGGAAGCACCGCTCCATTCATTGTCATTGATACTGACATTTTATCTAATGGAATTCCCGAAAATAAAATTTCCATGTCAAGGATTGAATCAACAGCAACCCCTGCTTTACCAACATCACCAACAACGCGTGGATGATCGGAATCATAGCCACGATGTGTTGCCAAGTCAAAAGCGATAGACAAACCTTTCTGCCCAGCTGCTAAGTTACGACGATAAAACGCATTACTTTCTTCCGCCGTAGAAAACCCTGCATATTGGCGAACTGTCCACGGACGAGTTACATACATTGTTGGATAAGGGCCACGCAGAAATGGTGGAATCCCTGCGACATAATGTAAATGATTCATCCCTGCTAAATCACTTCTCGTATATAGCGGTTTTAAATCAATTTGTTCCATCGTCCGTTGATACAATTCTTTAACACTACACCCTGTTTGTGCTTCTAATCTATCTTTCCATTCAGCAAAACTCTCTTGTTTTGCCTGTCCTTGAAAAGCCATTTTTGTAAAATCAGGTTGCATTATTTTATCCCTCCTTGTTGTTGTAGCCAAGTCAAGATATTATAGCAATTTGCCCGAACATGAATAAATTCCTCAACTCCTGCTTCACGATAAGATGCTTCATATTCTGGTGCTGGTGCGCCAGCAAGCATAACAATCATTTCTGGCTTTTCAGCTTTTATTTTTTTCGCAACTGGTGGAACAAGTTCCGGATACGTATCATCTGTTGAACAAATAATCGCGACTAAAGCGCCTGATTTTACTGCTGCTTCAGCTGCTTCATCGGTTGTCATAAATCCATCATTTTTAAGTACCTCAAAGCCACCTACTTCGAAGAACCCCGTACTAAAGTCAGCTCTAGGTTTATGTTGCGGTATTTTCCCCATATTCGCTAAAAAGATTTTTAATTTTTCGCCATGCTCTACTTCATAAGCTTTGGCTTTATCACGCAACTGTTCGAACTGTTCTGTAAAACGATGTTTTTCCACCATACAAGGAATATTTTCCCCTTCACTGGTTTCATATAAAACATTTCTTGCATCCTCTAATGTTGCACCTGCACTAAATACTGCTTCTAATACATTAATCAAATCATCTGATTTATTTTGAATACTTTGTCTTAACTGTAGTAATTTTTCATCACGAAATTTTTCATCAATGTCATCAACAAAATCATTAATTTGCTTTGTACGCATTTCTTTTATCGCTGCTACATCAAGTTCATTTTTCTCTAGCAATTCCTCTAGCGCATTCGCATACATATTTACACCAACGACACGATCTGCACGTTGTGCTAATTTTTTGAAGCGCTGCATCAATACATCTTTTACATCGCCTTGTACTTTTCCAGCCTTTAACGCTTCAATCATGCCGCCGTCAACTTCAACCTGTTGCATTACTTGCCATGACTTCTCAGCTACTTGTTTTGTTAAAGACTCAATATACCAGGATCCACCTGCTGGATCGACCGGTTGACATAAATTACATTCGTTTTGTAACATAATCTGCGTGTTTCTTGCAATACGTCTAGAAAACTCATCACCTAAACGAATCGCTGAATCAAAGGGTTGCACTTCTAAACTGTCAATACCACCAACAACCGCAGAAAAGGCTTCTGTTGTTGTTCTAAGCATATTTACATATGGATCATATACTGTTTTATTAAAGTTCGCAGTACATGCATGAATAATCATTTTTTGTGCTTCTTTATCACCGCCAAAACTTTCAACAACTTTAGACCATAACTGTCTTGCTGCTCTAAGTTTTGCAATTTCCATAAAGAACATTGCACCTAATGAAAAAGTAAATTGCATTTGTTTCGCAATTGTATTTATCTCTAGTCCACGTTTTTGTAATTCACGAATATAAGTAATCGCCGTAGCCAAAACATAACCTAATTCTTGAACAGCACTAGCTCCACCATCGCTATACACTTGCCCATCCAAGATAATCGTTCTTAACTCTGGCACATTTTTTTCTGTCCATTTCACTGTTTTTGCAAGTTCATCGAATAAATCATCTAACGATGCAGATAACTCCCCTTTTGCTACCAATACACCAATTGGATCAGCACCAATACAGCCATGTACATCAGTAAGTTTCTGAGAATTCGCTTTTAACATTGCACTGAGCATACTAATCATCAAGCTATTATTTGCACCACAATTGACATATAATTGATACTTTCTCAAATCCAATCCAGCAAAAACTTCGTACATATCTTGAATCGTACTGATTGATACACCACCCTTTTGAATTTGCTTGTCAATCTTATCACCATTTTGTCCTTGTTTTGTAAGTGCATCAAGTTTAATATTGATGGCAGTTGCACCTTTTTCCAACTCATGTTTAATTAATTTGTTTAATTCAGCTGGAATAACATCATCCATTTGTTGCGCAATAAGCCAAGGCTTTGTTATATAGCCCCCCTCATGTGTTCCCCGCATATAATTTTCCATGCCAGGCAAGTTTGATAATTCTTCTGGATTCGGTGCCATTTCCATAGTATACATTGGCTCTAAAGTAATGCCCTCATAGGTTTTCGTAAACAATTTTTTCTCGAAACTGCCACCTTTTAACGTAGCAATTGCTTCTTGTTTCCACTCCTCATAATCAGGAGCAACAAACTCATCAAAGCTAACCTTTGGAAGTTCAGCTTCTTGCAGCTCTTTTTCTTCTGTTTGTTTCATATTCCTAATCCTTTCTTGTAGCATACTGGTAACCTATTAAAGAGTTTTTATTAAAAAGGGAAGACAAGAGTGCCTCCCCCTTGTTTGAAAAAGGATGTCTCCGAGCGGAAACATCGGGCATACGCCCAGTACAATAAAAAATAAATATATGAGCAATGTTCTCCACCAAAGCTAAGAAGCGGAGAAAACTTTTTGACTAAAATAAAAAATCCTTCTTTGCCTACAATTGCAAAGAAGGATTTAAAGTTAATATATATTTACTAAATAAAAATCTCGACAAATATAAGTCGAGATAAATAGATTTAGAAATCTATAAATCTCCTTCCCATCGCTCGCAGGTCAAACGGTGATTGTTAATTAGGCAGTTCTCCTGGCTCTAGTTCATCGCTCGCTCAGTCTTCCCAGAATTTTTTCCAGTGACATTTGTTGAGTTCGCTCCCTAATACAGTGGCGGGACCGCGTTGGCATTTAACCAAACTTCCCTATTAAGTCCTTTCGGACACCTAATTCTATATATGAAATTTTATTTACTCTCATAAACAAGGCTTATCTTATCACTATGATTTATTTATGTCAATAGTGTTTGCGTATATTTTTTTACAAAAATTCTTATTTTACCAACAAATTTATGCAAACTAACATAAAGTTATTTAAAAATCTGAATTTGCCCGCACCACTTTTTCCATTCCAACGTCCCAGTAACAATAATATTAGGTGGCGTTCCAATCATCGTCATAATCCCACCAAACCCAGCAGCAAATGCTAGTGGCATCAACTGCCTAGATACAGGGATTTTCGCAACTGAACAAATGCCAATAATAACATCAGTCGTTCCTTTATTAGAACGAATAGAGGACAATATCGCGGCAACTAACATAATCGCAATCATTAGCTTATTTTCACTTTTTCCAGAGCCTTTTACGACGATATCGCCAATTTTCTGTGTGAATGAATCGAATCACATAGCCAAAAAAGCATAACACAAAAAATATAATGGACATGTTGACTGCTATATTTAAAAACGGATTTGTCGTCACTGGTTGCATATTACTTTCACCTCAATAATCATTTTAAAATTGCATAAAAAAACATATCTCTGCTAATCATTGAGATTGCCAAAAGCATCTATCCCATTATACAGTGGTGTGGATGATGGTGGAAAAGCATATGCTGTCAAAATGGAAAGGATCCATAGAGGTAACACACATAAAAAGTTGATGACGATTTTTTTATTTTTCTTTTCATAGTTTCCCCCTTTTCACTTTTTTGCAGATTTGCATTATCTTCTGCTCCGTTTTTGTATACAAATAAGTACTTCTTACAGAAATAAACTTCCTTATTATAATCTATGAAAAGAAGAATAAATTGGAAACAATCATTTTTAGGTTCTTCATCCTTTATCCGATGATTAACCTGCTCTAAGACTCCCATCTTCTACAAGCGGGAGTTATATCCATAGAGCACAGGCGAGCGACTAAATCCCTGGATAACGATTTCTAAAATTCAGATGGAGTTAAAACTCCATCTGAATTAAGAACTCTATTTATAAATATTGCTTTTATAGATGGTTATAACTATCTATAGGAGGTGATTTGATTGAGTCATATTGATATCAAAAAAACAATGGAGCAAACACTTTGTCAAAAGCAAGAGGAAATTAGAAACTACCAACGATTTTCACATGCATTTGATGACCCAGAAGCTGCAAAAATGTTTGCACATTTTGCAGAAGCAGAAATGTTGCATGCAACACAACTTATTGATATGCTAAAAAAATTCAATTAAAAAGCATAGTAAAATACGCCCAAGAGTTTATTCTCTTAGGGCGTATTTTTATCCGATCGATCATGTATCTCGGTAAGAGTTACAACTCCTACTGAGGCAGCTTTGTTTATCATTTGTCGTTTCAGTATGAACATGCTACAATGATATTCATCTACAAAGAAAAGAGGTTTAGCTGTGCAATTTATTAAAGAACTCCATCA
This genomic interval from Selenobaculum gibii contains the following:
- the scpA gene encoding methylmalonyl-CoA mutase; translated protein: MQPDFTKMAFQGQAKQESFAEWKDRLEAQTGCSVKELYQRTMEQIDLKPLYTRSDLAGMNHLHYVAGIPPFLRGPYPTMYVTRPWTVRQYAGFSTAEESNAFYRRNLAAGQKGLSIAFDLATHRGYDSDHPRVVGDVGKAGVAVDSILDMEILFSGIPLDKMSVSMTMNGAVLPVLAFYIVAAEEQGVKQEVLAGTIQNDILKEFMVRNTYIYPPAASMRIIGDIFAYTSQFMPKFNSISISGYHMQEAGATADIELGYTLADGLEYIRTGVNSGLSVDAFAPRLSFFWAMGKNYFMEVAKMRAGRLLWAKIIKQFNPQKTKSMALRTHSQTSGWSLTEQDPFNNVVRTCIEAMAAALGHTQSLHTNALDEAIALPTDFSARIARNTQLYLQDETKICKVVDPWGGSYYVEALTQELVKSAWAHIQEVEALGGMAKAIDTGLPKMRIEEAAARRQAHIDSRDEMIVGVNKYRLDKEDPLDILDVDNVAVRQAQIRRLEKLRSNRDNDKVQSCLEAITKSVETGEGNLLALAVDAARARASLGEISDAVEKVSGRHKAIIRSISGVYSSEFADEDEIKRVRKMTDEFEDAEGRRPRIMIAKMGQDGHDRGAKVIATAFADLGFDVDIGPLFQTPEETAQDAVDNDVHVVGMSSLAAGHKTLLPQLIEELKKRGREDIMVVIGGVIPAQDYDFLREHGAAAIFGPGTIIPIAAGKVLEELKKRLNWDHE
- a CDS encoding ferritin family protein gives rise to the protein MSHIDIKKTMEQTLCQKQEEIRNYQRFSHAFDDPEAAKMFAHFAEAEMLHATQLIDMLKKFN
- a CDS encoding SLC13 family permease, translating into MIAIMLVAAILSSIRSNKGTTDVIIGICSVAKIPVSRQLMPLAFAAGFGGIMTMIGTPPNIIVTGTLEWKKWCGQIQIFK
- a CDS encoding MotA/TolQ/ExbB proton channel family protein codes for the protein MDFLVQGVEFFHKGGFVMYILLLCSIFVVAIGVERGFYFKRSDSGRKFAENFCELMAEEKSSEAKKLADTTNGDLAGILYQAMIKQSKNNEKIGSYLEIQSGVALSKMRKRLYYLNVIVTMAPLLGLLGTISGMISAFSIFNLESGQAMAITGGVGEALIATAMGLCVAIIALAVHSYFAQRLENIVTDMEQCFSVVEAYKEQVIHRATA
- a CDS encoding ExbD/TolR family protein produces the protein MRLRDRRSFAKPEVMIIPMIDIMFFLLVFFMLSTLYMVDLKTVAVNMPKAQNAEMQTNVNYLVTMKKDGSLWLEDQQIDEKTLIAQAKAENKKNPKFAVVLRADQDIDYGKVIVFLDQLKGAGLTRFGLAAESGRS
- a CDS encoding methylmalonyl-CoA mutase family protein gives rise to the protein MKQTEEKELQEAELPKVSFDEFVAPDYEEWKQEAIATLKGGSFEKKLFTKTYEGITLEPMYTMEMAPNPEELSNLPGMENYMRGTHEGGYITKPWLIAQQMDDVIPAELNKLIKHELEKGATAINIKLDALTKQGQNGDKIDKQIQKGGVSISTIQDMYEVFAGLDLRKYQLYVNCGANNSLMISMLSAMLKANSQKLTDVHGCIGADPIGVLVAKGELSASLDDLFDELAKTVKWTEKNVPELRTIILDGQVYSDGGASAVQELGYVLATAITYIRELQKRGLEINTIAKQMQFTFSLGAMFFMEIAKLRAARQLWSKVVESFGGDKEAQKMIIHACTANFNKTVYDPYVNMLRTTTEAFSAVVGGIDSLEVQPFDSAIRLGDEFSRRIARNTQIMLQNECNLCQPVDPAGGSWYIESLTKQVAEKSWQVMQQVEVDGGMIEALKAGKVQGDVKDVLMQRFKKLAQRADRVVGVNMYANALEELLEKNELDVAAIKEMRTKQINDFVDDIDEKFRDEKLLQLRQSIQNKSDDLINVLEAVFSAGATLEDARNVLYETSEGENIPCMVEKHRFTEQFEQLRDKAKAYEVEHGEKLKIFLANMGKIPQHKPRADFSTGFFEVGGFEVLKNDGFMTTDEAAEAAVKSGALVAIICSTDDTYPELVPPVAKKIKAEKPEMIVMLAGAPAPEYEASYREAGVEEFIHVRANCYNILTWLQQQGGIK
- the meaB gene encoding methylmalonyl Co-A mutase-associated GTPase MeaB — its product is MSNSTYRPDWQPECAGSEFACRVMTGVDGGHDGMTKKTAPLEKTAASGVKRPRLTVDDYVQGVLAGDRMLLSRAITLIESNSPKHMVLAQQVLQKLLPHTGNSIRVGITGVPGAGKSTFIEALGSKLCGRGHKVAVLAVDPSSSITKGSILGDKTRMENLSKEPNAFIRPSPSSCTLGGVTKKSRETLLLCEAAGYDIILVETVGVGQSEITVRSMVDFFLLVVLTGAGDELQGMKKGVMEIADAILINKADGDNKQKAQMVKVEYERILHYLRQATEGWQTRAHTCSSLTGEGIDDLWHVIEKFKETVTVSGVFTSRRKKQTLAWVYSMVEENLHNRFYQNERVRECRSHIDEEVGEGKISATMAMQRLLAAYEE